From Streptomyces cyaneogriseus subsp. noncyanogenus, the proteins below share one genomic window:
- a CDS encoding GDP-mannose 4,6-dehydratase — MTSAPLAAVTGAEGFIGSHLTEALVASGHRVRAMAQYNSFSSYGWLETLPADVLDQVEIVLGDVRDPGSVRGLLDGADCAYHLAALIAIPYSYQAPHSYVDTNVTGTLNVLEAVRALGTPRLVHTSTSETYGTAQTVPITEDHPINTQSPYAASKAGGDRLADSYHASFDTPVVTLRPFNTFGPRQSMRAVIPTVIGQVAAGERTITLGDLRPTRDFTFVADTAQAFLAVGTAPAQRVVGRTFNAGTGGEISVGDLVALIGKVMDAPLDVRADPARLRPANSEVMRLVADATRLTEATGWRPGHTLEEGLARTVEWFGDPANLARYKTGIYNI, encoded by the coding sequence TTGACCTCCGCACCGCTCGCCGCCGTCACCGGAGCCGAAGGGTTCATCGGCTCCCATCTCACCGAGGCGCTCGTCGCCTCCGGCCACCGGGTCCGGGCCATGGCCCAGTACAACTCGTTCTCCTCCTACGGCTGGCTGGAGACGCTGCCCGCCGACGTCCTGGACCAGGTGGAGATCGTCCTCGGCGACGTCCGCGACCCCGGCTCGGTGCGCGGTCTGCTCGACGGCGCCGACTGCGCCTACCACCTGGCCGCGCTCATCGCGATCCCGTACTCCTACCAGGCCCCGCACAGCTACGTGGACACCAACGTCACCGGCACGCTCAACGTGCTGGAGGCGGTCCGGGCGCTGGGCACCCCGCGCCTGGTGCACACCTCCACCAGCGAGACCTACGGCACCGCGCAGACCGTGCCGATCACCGAGGACCACCCCATCAACACCCAGTCGCCGTACGCCGCGTCCAAGGCCGGCGGCGACCGGCTGGCCGACAGCTACCACGCCAGCTTCGACACGCCCGTGGTGACGCTGCGGCCGTTCAACACCTTCGGGCCGCGGCAGTCGATGCGCGCGGTGATCCCCACCGTCATCGGGCAGGTGGCGGCCGGGGAGCGCACCATCACCCTCGGCGATCTGCGCCCCACCCGGGACTTCACCTTCGTGGCGGACACCGCGCAGGCGTTCCTGGCGGTGGGTACGGCACCGGCGCAGCGGGTGGTGGGCCGCACCTTCAACGCCGGGACGGGTGGGGAGATCTCCGTCGGCGATCTGGTCGCGCTGATCGGCAAGGTGATGGACGCGCCCCTCGACGTCCGTGCGGACCCCGCGCGTCTGCGGCCCGCCAACTCCGAGGTGATGCGGCTCGTCGCCGACGCCACCCGGCTGACCGAGGCGACCGGCTGGCGCCCGGGCCACACGCTGGAGGAGGGGCTCGCGCGGACCGTGGAGTGGTTCGGCGATCCGGCCAACCTGGCCCGCTACAAGACCGGCATCTACAACATCTGA